A region from the Pseudomonas triticicola genome encodes:
- a CDS encoding sugar nucleotide-binding protein, producing the protein MRMRLMLLGGGNALGQALIRLGAEEDIGFLAPRPPENGWDAASLTQLLDDTRPDALINLAYYFDWFQAESVSESRMTGQERAIERLAELCQHHNIVLVQPSSYRVFDGSRATAYSEKDEPVPLGLRGQALWRIEQSVRATCPQHVLLRFGWLLDDSADGTLGRFLARAEKPEELLLADDRRGNPTPVDDAARVIISVLKQLDCAAPLWGTYHYAGHEATTPLALGQAILTEARSLHPLAIEAPTAQAHAARPDAAEEPQHAVLACKKILHTFGIKPRAWRAALPGLLDRFYRHG; encoded by the coding sequence ATGCGAATGCGCCTTATGTTACTGGGCGGCGGAAATGCCCTTGGGCAGGCGCTGATTCGCCTCGGTGCGGAAGAAGACATCGGTTTCCTCGCCCCCCGCCCACCCGAAAACGGCTGGGATGCCGCGAGCCTCACCCAATTGCTCGACGACACTCGTCCCGATGCGTTGATCAACCTCGCCTACTATTTCGACTGGTTCCAGGCCGAAAGTGTCAGCGAAAGCCGCATGACCGGCCAGGAACGCGCCATCGAGCGTCTGGCCGAACTGTGCCAGCACCACAACATTGTCCTCGTGCAGCCGTCGAGCTATCGCGTGTTCGACGGTTCACGTGCTACGGCCTACAGCGAAAAAGACGAACCGGTGCCGCTGGGCCTCCGCGGTCAGGCCTTGTGGCGCATCGAGCAAAGTGTGCGCGCGACCTGCCCGCAGCATGTGCTGCTGCGTTTCGGCTGGCTGCTCGATGACAGCGCGGACGGCACCCTCGGGCGCTTCCTCGCCCGTGCGGAAAAACCCGAAGAGTTATTGCTGGCCGATGATCGTCGCGGTAATCCGACTCCGGTCGATGACGCCGCACGGGTGATCATCTCCGTGCTCAAGCAACTCGACTGCGCCGCGCCGCTGTGGGGCACTTACCATTACGCCGGCCATGAAGCGACCACACCGCTGGCGCTGGGCCAGGCTATTCTCACCGAAGCACGCAGCCTGCATCCGCTAGCGATCGAAGCACCGACCGCGCAGGCCCACGCCGCGCGCCCGGACGCCGCCGAAGAACCGCAGCACGCGGTGCTGGCCTGCAAGAAAATTCTCCACACTTTCGGGATCAAACCGCGCGCCTGGCGTGCCGCACTCCCGGGTCTACTGGACAGGTTTTACCGACATGGCTGA
- a CDS encoding NAD-dependent epimerase/dehydratase family protein translates to MAEGTVLITGGAGFIGSHLTDALLTKGYAVRVLDDLSTGKRSNLPLDNPKVELVVGDVADAGLVARTMQGCNAVAHLAAVASVQASVDDPVKTHQSNFIGTLNVCEAMRLTGVKRVVYASSAAVYGNNGEGESIDEDTPKAPLTPYASDKLAGEQYFDFYRRQHGLEPAIFRFFNIFGPRQDPSSPYSGVISIFSERASKGLPITVFGDGEQTRDFLYVGDLVDLLVQALEKPDVQEGAVNVGWNQAMSLKQMLEALKSVIGELPPVSYGPARSGDIRHSRADNRRLLQRFEMPPQTPMSVGLARLLGRS, encoded by the coding sequence ATGGCTGAAGGAACAGTTTTAATCACCGGCGGAGCAGGATTCATCGGCTCGCATTTGACCGACGCGTTGCTCACCAAGGGCTATGCGGTGCGTGTGCTCGACGATCTGTCGACCGGCAAGCGCAGCAACCTGCCGCTGGACAATCCCAAAGTCGAACTGGTGGTCGGCGATGTCGCTGATGCCGGCCTGGTCGCCCGCACCATGCAAGGATGCAACGCTGTCGCGCATCTGGCGGCCGTGGCCTCGGTGCAGGCCTCGGTGGACGATCCGGTGAAAACCCACCAGAGCAATTTCATCGGCACCCTGAATGTCTGCGAAGCCATGCGCCTGACCGGGGTCAAACGTGTGGTGTATGCCTCCAGCGCGGCGGTGTACGGCAACAATGGCGAGGGCGAGTCGATTGATGAAGACACGCCAAAAGCGCCGCTGACACCCTATGCCTCGGACAAACTGGCCGGTGAGCAGTACTTCGATTTCTACCGTCGCCAGCATGGCCTGGAACCGGCAATTTTTCGCTTCTTCAACATCTTCGGCCCACGCCAGGATCCGTCCTCGCCGTATTCCGGGGTGATCAGCATTTTCAGCGAACGCGCCTCGAAGGGTTTGCCGATCACCGTGTTTGGCGATGGTGAGCAGACTCGCGATTTCCTCTATGTCGGTGATCTGGTCGATTTGCTGGTGCAGGCGCTGGAAAAGCCTGATGTACAGGAAGGCGCGGTCAATGTTGGCTGGAATCAGGCGATGAGCCTGAAGCAGATGCTCGAAGCGTTGAAATCGGTAATCGGTGAGTTGCCGCCCGTGAGTTACGGGCCGGCGCGTTCGGGTGATATCCGCCATTCGCGAGCCGATAACCGACGCTTGCTGCAGCGCTTCGAAATGCCGCCGCAGACGCCGATGAGTGTCGGGTTGGCGCGCTTGCTCGGGCGCTCCTGA
- a CDS encoding OmpW/AlkL family protein, with protein MNKSLLSAPLFALALAAPLAHAHEAGDILVRAGAITVNPKADSSSVKVDQGPLSGTNLGGKATMSSDTQLGLNFAYMLTNNIGIELLAATPFEHDVKLKGTALPAANGKLGTLKHLPPTLSVVYYPLDSKSAFQPYVGGGINYTWIYDEHVGSEASANGFSNFKAKNSWGLAWQVGADYMITDNIMLNAQVRYIDIDTRATVENNAVAPGTRARVNVDVDPFIYMVGLGYKF; from the coding sequence ATGAACAAGTCCTTGCTCAGCGCCCCGCTGTTTGCCCTCGCGCTCGCAGCCCCGCTCGCCCACGCCCACGAAGCCGGTGACATCCTCGTGCGCGCCGGTGCGATCACCGTCAACCCGAAGGCCGACAGCTCCAGCGTCAAGGTCGACCAAGGTCCGCTGAGCGGCACCAATCTGGGCGGCAAGGCGACCATGAGCAGCGACACCCAACTGGGCCTGAACTTCGCCTACATGCTCACCAACAACATCGGTATCGAGCTGCTGGCAGCCACGCCGTTCGAGCATGACGTCAAGCTCAAGGGCACCGCCCTGCCCGCCGCCAACGGCAAGCTCGGCACCCTGAAACACCTGCCGCCGACCCTCAGCGTCGTCTACTACCCGCTGGATTCGAAATCGGCATTCCAACCGTATGTGGGTGGTGGCATCAACTACACCTGGATCTACGACGAACACGTCGGCAGCGAAGCCAGCGCCAACGGTTTCAGCAACTTCAAGGCGAAAAACTCCTGGGGCCTGGCCTGGCAGGTCGGCGCCGACTACATGATCACCGACAACATCATGCTCAATGCCCAGGTGCGCTACATCGATATCGATACCCGCGCGACCGTCGAGAACAACGCCGTCGCGCCGGGCACCCGTGCACGGGTGAATGTGGATGTCGATCCGTTCATCTACATGGTCGGTTTGGGCTATAAGTTCTAA